Genomic segment of Candidatus Jidaibacter acanthamoeba:
GTATGTAGCAGGAGTATTGTATGACAGATGTAAGGGAGCAGGTAATTACAGTGCTTTAGTAAGATTTTGGCATTTAATAGAAACTGCGCCCAGAGAACTTGTTGGGCTCAAGCATGTTAATTTGCAGATAAGGTGTTTAGAGGAATGTGAAAATAACCAAAGGGTTAACGTACATAAAAGCATTTTGGATAATATAAAGAAATGGAGTGACATTGAGAATGTTAGTTTTATTACCAATGTTTTAAGTATTAGCAATCGTGTGGGTAAAGAAGTGATTTCTCAATTATTAGAAGCTTTAAAAGATAAGAAGAACTCGG
This window contains:
- a CDS encoding HEAT repeat domain-containing protein, with translation YVAGVLYDRCKGAGNYSALVRFWHLIETAPRELVGLKHVNLQIRCLEECENNQRVNVHKSILDNIKKWSDIENVSFITNVLSISNRVGKEVISQLLEALKDKKNSVRIRAAKVLGKVGAGHGDIVVPALINALKDSDDEVRWSAAEALGKVGAGHGDIVVPALINA